One Acropora palmata chromosome 2, jaAcrPala1.3, whole genome shotgun sequence genomic window, TCTTGAATTGAAACAGCTGGTTTGAAGTAGCAATTTTTAGTAACTCTGTTAGTTGATGCTTTTGGAATTGCATACTACTGTCTCGATCATTAAACCAGTCATCCTCGAAGGCTTTGTCCTCAAGAATGTTAATGGTTTCCATCAGAGGAACATTGGTAAATAATGCGGACACGTCGTAGGAGACAAGGATGTGGTCACAATCGATGTCAGTGTTTCTTATTTCGTCAGTGAAGCCGaccatattttattttactacGCATGAACTCAAAGCTCAATCAACGTAGATTATTATTCCACgaacaaacaagaaagtgCCGGCAGAGaccaaaaacactaaaaacattttccttcactaTAATCGAAGAATGATCGTTATGTTCTGTCGATCATGGAAGCTATAGCTATAATTTCTTAATGGCAGAGATACTCGATAAACTATTTTCTGTTACAATTTAACAGACCCTTGACCCTGTTTCGTTACACCTAACTTGTCTTCATAAACACATATAAGGTATTtcgaagtggaaaaaacaatattatgaAAGCATGTTATCATCAGGAACACTTTGCAGACTTGGCCCACCAAGTATTTACAGTGCACATGCAGCGGAAATTTTAGTAATCAACTGATCATGAAACGAATGAGTTGTTTCTCAAGGCAGCCAGAGAAGTTTCAAAGTAACAGAGAGTCAGCAGCAAAACAAATCCTTTCTCGTCACTAGATACGAAGTCGTTTGTGTTATcaggatttctagtttctaaagaaactgtggtgctgcgtcggtggggagatcaaaacaaaaatttggttttatcaaacgagttgataaaggttgaattaccaccgtgaaagatttggaaagctgacgtttcgagcgttagcccttcgtcagagcgaataacgaagggctaacgctcgaaacgtcaactttctaaatctttcacggtggtaattcaacctttatcaactcgtttgataaaaccaaatttttttgttatcaggAAACTTACATACATCGTAAGATTATCCATATTAGGTTTTTAATATGCTGAAGAAATTACAATACTACTTAAATTTTGATTACAGGCCCAAGTGGGAAAAAACCGTTAACGCGCCGTTTTAAGTTCATAAAAGGTGATCTAGCGAGAGGGGATAAAGCAGCAATATTGCTTCCATGAATTTGTTGTATCTCTTTATGACTGTCCTTTAATctatctgttttttttatacaCTTCCCGATAAATCAGTTCTCCCTCAGGCTGTTGCGCTTACACCTCTTATAGGTGGTAATATTTGTCCCAACATATAAAAGCGTTGTACTTGCGATAACTCGGacgttttcaaatgactgtggaAAGTATAATTACACGGTTGCCATTGCTAAGCTTTGTGGTTGACTTCAAAGTTTTTctaccaatgagaagcaaaataaaaaaaaaacattcgcATGTATTTCCATCATCCTGATGATGGATATAGACGTGGATATACTGATggaatacatgaatttcacgCGTGAAAACTGTCCCTGTTCAGGCCTTTTATACTTACTGCGCACTACAGTAGCGTCACAAGACTGCGAGGATCATGCACATTCATGAAAAAACGGCTAATTAGAAACGAattcaagtattttttttttttcaatttcagaaTTAAAACCTGATGAAACAAACTCAGGCTGAGCAAGTCAACTTGAAAAAAGATAGAGACCaccaaaattcatttttgctcgttttgttgttgtttttagtgtTTGTTCGTTTCATTTTTCACTCTCAAATAAATATGTTCTTCAAACTGGGGTTCATATGAAACTAAGCTTGACCAAAACTTTACtattgaaaagaacaaaattgaaTTGCAACTTGCTGTAGCTCGTTTCTGCATGTTCATAATGCCAAAAGGACTTCGTGTAGAACCAATAGACGttggttaaaacaaaaaagtaggTAAACAAGAGATTAAACAAACGTTGCTGAATTTGAGTCTAGCCAAAGAGGCTATAAAGCATTGTCGGTGGTTTTTAAGAACAGAAACAACATAAACAGGGAACTCTAATTATTAATTCTCTTTTCACTTTGGTTTGGGCCCCTCACCAAGTCTGCGGGTAAACACAGACAGAGACCAGCCGAGGAGGCTACAAACTCTAAGCTTTGTCGGTAGTTTTAAGTACAGAAACAATATAAACTGGGATTCCTAGTTATTAATTCTACATTTGTTTTGCGCCCCTCACCAAGTCTGCGGGTAAACACAGACAGAGAGATTTATTACTTGCTCTATCTCAATGTATTTGGCTCTTCTAAAAGTacgagcaaaaaaaaagtttgtttgagCAATGTGATGAAAATTGACCATTCGTTTACATAAGTTCATCTTAATCTCACTCCTTCAAAGATCTAATCAAATTACTCCACTTTATATTAGTTTTAATCTAATCAAACACGTTACAACACATTTAAGAATGAAATATTAGAGTGCTACCGCAAAAGAACTTAAGCCTCCAAGAGTACTTCAAGGCCCGgacatttcatttttgtccatGAAAACGTGGAGTCAATTATAAAATTCAAAGAGACAAGAAGCCAACAATAGCTGACACCATATAAGTGTTTTAAAGGTATGCCACATTCGTCAGTATAAGATCATTTTGTCCGGCTGCGTTAAGATTGTTAGACCCAGCCCACGTCTTAAAGCCGGACGATCCTTCAAACTTTGACTAAGAGAACATTATATATCACAGCGGGCTACCCCACCAACGCGCgcatgaaatttgaaatgatttctgTATTTTAGAGTAGAAGAAAACAACACATTTTTAACGTCAGGAAAGATCCCCCTAACATTGATTTATATTTTAGAGGCTATAATACCATATTCTGCTTTATTTGCATAGGCTGAGAAAAGGGTGAAACCTATATAGGacttagaaaacatttttgagaaTTGTGAAATAATATGAACTCGCTGGTTTCTTGCCGCAGAGAAGTAAATAGCAAATGGTTTTTTAGGCTAACTAAATTTCTTAATGAAAGGTTCTTACTACTGAGCgggttttaaaaaattttatgCGGGGAAAATTGAAGGTGATGTCACATGAAAAGCTAGAACTTCTATCACATGAGCCTTCACAGGAAAGGAGTCAGAGCGTCAATATCAGAAGTCAAAATCAGCTTTCCTAGCGTGACTAGTTAGGAGCCGTGTACTGTTGTGACAGCATTGTGAGCAGATTCAGATTAGGGTGAATATCAATTAAATATTCCCTGCGTCTAAAAACTCTTGCAATTTGAAATTCCCAATACCCATTGAAACCGTAAAATTATATCTGGTTTTAACTGAAAATACACCGTCCATCGACTTGATGGGGATGTATCTGTCTCTCTTTTGACAAGCACAATCGCTCGACCGAGGTGGATGAACTTTTCGCTCTTTCATTTGGAGTGGCACTATCGGTCGATTCGACAACTTTGGGTGGCAGGACAGTTAATTTCTCGCTAGAATCAAAAGGGTCGCGTCTTCACCGAAAAACACATGATCAgctgttgctgtttttgtttaaatttcttgCTCTTAGACcacttgaaaaacttgaatggaaaaaaagtgaCCGCCGCCTACGAATGGATCGTCAGACACTTCAGTCGAGCCGGCGATTACGTCGTTGACCTCTTTAATTGCGAGCATAAAAAAATTCCAGGCATGGAATATACTTTGGTAGAATGGAGGAGTTCAACGAACCAATAGCTTATAAAACAAACTCTCTTTTATGACTGTGGCTTCAAAATTCGAACCCATATTTTTCAAATAGATGCGTTTTCGCGAACCTTTGTGAATCCAAATACAGCAGTAACAACGATTTCGAGTTTCGGAGCTCCAGATTAAGAATCTCGCACTTTTACAATAGTTTTGAGCTCTGTTCATTCACTTAAAGAAAGGATTTGAACTTCGAAGAGGTGTTGCATACTAGGAAACCCATGCATTATAATTCATTTATTACAATTTCAGATGCACAGAAACAAGGGTCCGAATCTCCGACCCCTGCAATTGTAAATCTTAAGTTAAATTTTCAACCGAAGATTTTTACTTGCTTTCATTCGGACCCCTGGAATTGGAAGTCTTAAGTTAATTTTAAGACGGTAGATGTTGTCATTCACTTAAGGGTCCGAATTTCGGACCTCTAGATTAAGAGCTGCaccattaaaaaagaaacccTAACTTTCAGATTAAACGAACCAAGCGCCCGAATTTCGGACCCCTGGATTCAAACTGAATAAGTTGTTTTCTGttctgctttgtttttttttttggttctttttttttaggccaatatgatttttattcattcaacttATTAACTTTTCATCACTACGCAAAAAGCATATTTCTCAGTGTTGGTTTTTTTCACGCCACCAGAATCGATAAAATGGAACGCCGCAAAAAACGGATAGAAGTGGCAATTTCTGCGGAAAATTGTGCTTTATGTTTTCAAGGCTAATTGATATCCTTAATGTAAGCTGTTGCCGTATGCGTTAAAACGGCCGTCCTCTGCCTCaatgttaatttgaaaatagtttcGGGCTTTAAGAAATTGCTTTCTGAAgaaattttctgcattttccaGTGATGATTCTTGATTCCAACACGAACAAGCAGGCAAGCACCATTCGCAACGCTTAGACTAGGCTTACTTTATAGGAAGTTTTTCTGGATTCGTAAATGTTTCCGGATTTCATCAATTTCCAAGAAATCGGATTCGCAAGCGTTTTTCTGATTCCTGACCGTTTACAccgatcgatcgatcgatgtgTTCAGCACGGACCCGGCTTTCCGGATTTGGCTGGCCGCGGAGCGAATCCATATCGGTCTCGCATCCACTTGTTGAAATCGTTCCTGTTGTACATAGTTTTCTGCAGCTGCTCGGTCTCAATACCGGtagctttcttcatttttgtccaAAAGTTCATTAGTCCTCCGCGCTGAGGTCGTGGTGCTTCGCAGTAGATCATCTGCTTTTGAAATGCTGAGTTGGACATCCTCGTAACGTGGGCGATATATTTTAGGTGGAATTTCTCGGCGAGAGTACCTATCGGGGCGGCTCCGCAGATTTTCCTCAGTTTTTCGTTGGTAATCTTATATCCCCAGTCCCATTACACACGGCAACAACTCCGGGAACATTCGTGAAAGAAATGGTTACCAAGTTTGGTCACTATCGTTGTCTATTACAACGTAGGTTTCCAGGTGACGGTATTCCATTTCGATGCAAACCTCATTGAATACTTGGTCTCATCTTCCTCCAAGAAAGTGATAACAGTTAGGTTTGTATCACGCTCAAACTCGATTTGTATATGTTTCTCTTTAATGAGTAACAGGTCATGTTGACTGCTCCAGCATATTTCTCGCTTTTGTGGCTCTTACCAGTATGTCTTTAAGTGAACGCCCCTTTTCTGCATGATATTATGGGGGGCTCCCTCAAAATGTGGTTTAGCAATGGTTGTTGCTGTACTAGGTACCACTTCCTTGTTAGGATTTCTTTAAGATTTGGAACTGCTAGGTGGTATTGTGTTACGAAGAGCAGATGGGGAAACTCTTTAATGGGAGGCCGGGAGTGTTATTGATAAATGTTTATGCGGGTGGGGTCCTTGTTCATACATGTTACCAATGTAGATGAGGCTAGATACGTCATTCATATATGCCACCAATGTTGATGGGGGTGGAACCCCTATTGATACATGTCACCTATATAGATGGGGGTGGAATCCCTATTGAAAAACGTTACCAATGTAAATGGGGATGGAATACTTATTAAAACATGTTACCAATATTGATGGCGGTGGAATCCTTCTTTCTTGCATGTTACCAATGTAGATAAGTGGCATCTTTATTGATATGGTTTATGGAGGGGAAATCCTTATTCATAAAATATTGCCAATTTTGATGCGGTAGAATCCTTCTTAATACAGCCAAACCTCGATTATCAGGACTCGTGGGGACTGGGCTGAATGGTCCGGAGAATCGAGAGtgcggataatcgaaaatatgaatattaatgaccAAGAACAAAACTGAATGTTTTAGAGAagagtaaatgaaattttactCAGCAACAGCGCAAATCTGAACTAATCAAAACTCAGTGATCATGAAATGCGCTGTATTAGTTATGGTGCGTGTACGAAACTCGTTCAGGTTTGTGGAAACTCGTTCAGGTTTGTGCTTTGAAGCGAAACAAAATCATTCCGAACCGGAGTTTCATcacataatttgaaaaaatagttttgcaTGAAAAACTAGGACCGGAAAAGCATGTCCGTATAACAGAaaaatccggataatcgaggttaaACTGTACGTGAACCATTTAGATAGGTTGAGGGTCAGTTAATTACTGGTAAGCATGAATATGAAATTTATGAAGCTGTTGATTGCATTTGTAATCTCTGCagctgaagaaaacaaagtcatGTTTGTCGTGATCGCTAGTATCTGCTTTGGCCTCCTCTCTGGCGTTGCCAGCAGCCCACCAGGTGAGTTATAAATTAGGTTCTGGTGGTTTTAATATGTGGCATAATATGATGAGTTTACCCAAAACCGACTTCAGGAGCATCACAACATTTAAGCAAATAATTGAAAGATTAGTTTCTTGTGTTCACAGACAATTTTATAGCCTCTAACACTTAAATGTCTAGAAGTGACTACCATCTACTTTCTACTTAGAATTAAATTACTGAATCTAGTTGCCAGGTTTTGAGCAAAGGAAATGATCGCCATGGCTGATATCTTGTTATTGAAGCACACACTCCCAACTGGCGCAAAGACAAATTCAGAGAGATCAGTAAAGAGAGTATGAATGTTGATATCATACCTTAAATTATATATCTTTTGGTTTGCTctgttttgaaagtttgagCTAACATTTCCTGAATGAAAACCCTACTTTTTCACACAATTTAGTCTGAATTTTATTGGTGGTTGAGAATTTACAAACATACATTCCGTCGAACAAATCAGCAGTTGCCCTTGACGACTCACATTCATTAGTAAACAATCAAATGCTTTAATCCAACATCGTGTCGGAATACAGTCTTTCTCCCTTCAGCCGTCTTTCTCgaatttgcatttaaatggTTTCCCATATATGGTTGATCTAGATCAAACATTTTCATCCAACATTTACCAAAGAATTCTTGATTACTTAGCTATCTTTGTAAACAAAGTTTGCACAAGCAAGGGAAGGCGACCAGTCAAAGCCTAATCACCTAATAAGTTCAGCGGTGACATGCAAAACATGTGGTTAAGCACTGTTTGCCCAAACAACACACCCTATGGTGGTCTAAAACGTTTCATCTTTTATTCAGGCTTGAATTGTTACATAATAAGTAACTTTAGCACACACCCTATTAGGCAGTGCATCTCTTATAATAGACACCCAATACAGAGGACCATTCCATCAACCCTGTTTTactcttttttactttctctCGTTTTTCAGACTACGCCCTGGAGTTTCCTAATAAGGGAGTCACTGACTACGTTCAGATCTGGGGCATGCGCAATTTGACGCAATGTACAGTCTGCTTCTGGGTTAAAACAACTGGAGCGAAATGGACCGCCTTTAGCTACGCGTCAAAGGCTGCGGAAAATGACTTGCTTCTTGACCATCAATATAATGTCTTCTTGACGATCGGCAATGCTGAAATGTAAGTTAACCGTTTGATAGTAAAATTAGTCTCCCATTTTGCTACAGATTTGAAGCCGGAGCTAGTTGTTTGATCAATTTCAAAGCCAATAAAAGGTTTGGTTTTGAATCTCATTAGATGGAATCCAAGTGTCTCTGTTTCtttggtaataatttattggaaaATCTTCAGGCAAATCAAATCGTCTTACGACCGTATGGGTGTGACACAAGTCTCAACTTTTTTCTAGGCTTTCTTATAACtgcatttctttaaaatgattttctgtGATAGCATGGCCGGTGTGATCCTGAATACCGTCTTTTatgaaaagttttctttccattactattttaaaaaatgaaatttaaattcccAGCGAAAGAAAGCAATGGTGACATTGTCTTgtgtattattattggtacAGTTTAAAAACCTTTAGTAGTAATAACGAGATTTTTTCCTCTCACAGAAACACGGGTGTGCCAATCACCGACGGTAAATTCCACCAGATCTGTGCAACTTGGAGGAACAGCGACGGCCAATGGATGCTCTACAAGGATGGCAACTTGGTGAAATCAGGGACAGGTCTCAAAACAGGTTACACCATTCAAGCTGCAGGATCCTTGACGCTGGGGCAGGAGCAAGACTCAGTTGGAGATGCCTTCGACGCTAAGCAGTCTCTCCAAGGGATGTTGACGAATGTCAATGCTTGGTCGTATACCTTGCCGGCAT contains:
- the LOC141874107 gene encoding C-reactive protein 3.3-like encodes the protein MFVVIASICFGLLSGVASSPPDYALEFPNKGVTDYVQIWGMRNLTQCTVCFWVKTTGAKWTAFSYASKAAENDLLLDHQYNVFLTIGNAEINTGVPITDGKFHQICATWRNSDGQWMLYKDGNLVKSGTGLKTGYTIQAAGSLTLGQEQDSVGDAFDAKQSLQGMLTNVNAWSYTLPASTIKELSRCCLAGKGDVYEWSNFIYGIRGNPHLVMPPGCPCSL